From the Oleiharenicola lentus genome, one window contains:
- a CDS encoding efflux RND transporter periplasmic adaptor subunit, giving the protein MKTLLPLLTFLFAALLVTGADSGHDHAAVYQCPMHPWIKSDKPDAKCTICGMALVAAAAPKSGAANEPLDPNLVTLTPAQAAVTGVQTAEVTRGPLVCTLRVNGVIDDDETRHRILAARVPGRIEKLHVNYVGAEVREGEPLATVYSPEMLTAQRTYVERLRAGTTAFTVSERASARERLLELGLTEEEIRILEGTLLPTAMVNVRAPMSGTVVSRAVYEGQYVETNDRLFEIGDFSRMWFVFDVYEPDLAWIRPGQTVELALPSLTGQILTAPIAFIDPNLNETTRTARARVILDNSSRQLLHRQTGIATVLAETPEVLLVPRSAVLQHRGKPVVFVNTAEHGYVAREIRLGRTGDISAEVLAGLKAGDRVVTQGALLLDGQAELAHAALGSTAHDHGSPAPAKVAAGEPKHDAAAYALLKALAFSAADAATALAADDLPAYQKNLPALRAALQAYLGGFSPAARGPLGGFKDGLADGPDLDAVRRNFEPFSTALVGLVRAEHVHHRESLHVFECPMTPVLGNGRWLSRDAELRNPFFGSAMLECGEELDAEPTPSEQPKAKADLSSLPPGHPPVNVAGYLLAMAGPAVAAAGDGCCAGHTAAQAAACAHASTGATP; this is encoded by the coding sequence ATGAAAACCCTTCTCCCTTTACTCACTTTCCTCTTCGCCGCCCTCCTCGTCACCGGCGCCGACTCCGGCCACGACCACGCGGCGGTTTACCAGTGCCCGATGCACCCGTGGATCAAGTCGGACAAACCCGACGCCAAGTGCACGATCTGCGGCATGGCGCTCGTGGCCGCGGCTGCGCCCAAGTCCGGCGCCGCCAATGAGCCGCTCGATCCTAATCTCGTCACACTCACGCCCGCGCAGGCCGCCGTCACCGGTGTGCAGACCGCCGAGGTCACCCGCGGCCCGCTCGTGTGCACGCTGCGCGTGAACGGCGTCATTGACGACGACGAGACCCGCCACCGCATCCTCGCCGCCCGCGTCCCGGGCCGCATCGAGAAGCTGCACGTCAACTACGTCGGCGCCGAGGTCCGCGAGGGCGAGCCGCTCGCCACGGTTTACAGCCCGGAAATGCTCACGGCCCAGCGCACCTACGTGGAGCGCCTGCGCGCCGGCACCACGGCCTTCACCGTCTCGGAACGCGCCTCCGCCCGCGAACGCCTGCTCGAGCTCGGCCTGACGGAGGAGGAAATCCGCATCCTCGAGGGCACCCTGCTGCCCACGGCCATGGTCAACGTCCGCGCGCCGATGTCCGGCACAGTCGTCTCCCGCGCCGTCTACGAGGGCCAGTATGTCGAGACCAACGACCGGCTCTTCGAGATCGGCGACTTCTCCCGCATGTGGTTCGTGTTCGACGTCTATGAGCCAGACCTCGCGTGGATCCGCCCGGGCCAGACGGTCGAGCTGGCCCTGCCCTCCCTCACCGGCCAGATCCTCACGGCACCCATCGCGTTCATTGATCCCAATCTGAACGAAACCACCCGCACGGCCCGCGCCCGTGTGATCCTCGACAACTCCAGCCGCCAGCTGCTCCACCGCCAGACCGGCATCGCCACCGTGCTGGCCGAAACGCCCGAGGTCCTGCTCGTGCCGCGCAGCGCCGTGCTCCAGCACCGCGGCAAACCGGTTGTCTTCGTGAACACCGCCGAACACGGCTACGTCGCGCGCGAGATCCGCCTCGGCCGCACCGGCGACATCTCCGCGGAGGTGCTGGCCGGCCTCAAGGCCGGGGACCGCGTGGTGACGCAGGGGGCGCTCCTGCTCGACGGACAAGCCGAGCTCGCCCACGCCGCCCTCGGGAGCACTGCCCACGACCACGGCAGCCCGGCCCCGGCCAAAGTCGCCGCGGGCGAACCCAAGCATGATGCCGCCGCCTACGCCCTGTTGAAGGCCCTCGCCTTCTCCGCCGCCGACGCCGCCACGGCCCTCGCGGCCGACGATCTGCCCGCCTACCAGAAGAACCTGCCCGCCCTCCGCGCCGCGCTCCAGGCCTACCTCGGCGGTTTCTCCCCGGCCGCGCGCGGCCCGTTGGGGGGATTCAAGGACGGTCTCGCCGACGGGCCCGACCTCGACGCCGTGCGCCGCAACTTCGAGCCGTTCAGCACCGCGCTGGTCGGCCTCGTCCGCGCCGAGCACGTCCATCACCGCGAAAGCCTCCACGTTTTCGAGTGCCCGATGACTCCCGTCCTCGGCAACGGCCGGTGGCTCTCCCGCGACGCCGAGCTGCGGAATCCGTTCTTTGGCTCCGCGATGCTCGAATGCGGCGAAGAACTCGACGCCGAGCCGACCCCCTCCGAACAGCCGAAGGCCAAGGCCGACCTGTCCTCTCTGCCTCCGGGCCACCCGCCGGTGAACGTCGCCGGCTACCTTCTGGCGATGGCCGGCCCCGCGGTCGCCGCCGCCGGTGACGGTTGCTGCGCCGGCCACACCGCTGCGCAAGCCGCCGCCTGCGCCCACGCCTCAACCGGAGCCACGCCATGA
- a CDS encoding DUF6268 family outer membrane beta-barrel protein: MPSPLRLVLPTLSLGLAAFASAWAQPQPSGAHTATAQFSISADSDLTRGGAPAGEVGVSAFAATWRSSAALTATTRLSYGLNWERFDFDRAAVVVVPDTLQELSVVLGATHRLNTQWMLTGTIRPGVYGDTEGGGGDAFNAPLLLLATWVRSPELAWAFGLRADWFSERAVIPFIGVNWKFAPGWEFSLGMPRAGVSYQAGDALKLTLGASVQGGNYHVAEDPRGPAISSLRVDDTTLDYHEIRVGLAADWKLNESLTLSAEAGVITDQKFDYFDRGITLDGGGIGFFTLGLNGRF, translated from the coding sequence ATGCCTTCCCCGCTTCGCCTGGTTCTACCCACCCTATCGCTCGGACTTGCTGCCTTCGCCTCCGCCTGGGCCCAGCCCCAGCCAAGCGGGGCCCATACTGCCACGGCGCAATTTTCCATTTCGGCCGACAGCGATCTGACGCGCGGGGGCGCACCAGCGGGAGAGGTCGGGGTTTCCGCCTTTGCCGCCACCTGGCGTTCGTCCGCCGCGCTTACTGCGACGACCCGCTTGTCCTACGGCCTCAACTGGGAACGCTTTGATTTCGACCGGGCGGCCGTCGTCGTCGTGCCCGACACCCTGCAGGAGCTCTCCGTGGTGCTCGGCGCGACCCATCGCCTCAACACGCAGTGGATGCTGACCGGCACGATTCGCCCTGGAGTTTACGGCGACACCGAGGGCGGTGGCGGCGACGCCTTCAACGCCCCGCTGCTGCTGCTCGCCACCTGGGTGCGCAGCCCGGAGCTGGCGTGGGCTTTCGGCCTGCGCGCGGACTGGTTCTCGGAGCGGGCCGTCATTCCGTTCATCGGCGTGAACTGGAAGTTCGCGCCGGGTTGGGAATTTTCCCTCGGCATGCCGCGCGCGGGCGTCAGCTACCAAGCCGGCGATGCACTCAAGCTCACGCTCGGCGCTTCCGTGCAGGGCGGCAACTACCACGTGGCCGAAGACCCGCGCGGCCCTGCGATCTCCAGCCTGCGCGTGGACGACACGACGCTTGACTACCACGAAATCCGCGTCGGCCTCGCCGCCGACTGGAAGCTCAACGAAAGTCTCACCCTCTCCGCCGAGGCCGGGGTGATCACCGACCAGAAGTTCGATTACTTCGACCGCGGCATCACGCTCGACGGCGGCGGCATCGGTTTCTTCACGCTCGGCCTGAACGGGCGTTTCTAG
- a CDS encoding EamA family transporter, which translates to MSAPSRTALIAAFGAIYLIWGSTYLGIRIAVESMPAFLMASSRFIVAGGIVAAFIALTRGFRATAKQWRDNAIVGGFLCLGGNGLVSWAEEKVPSGIATLIISAGPVFIVLMDWAVHAWSKDGSRGTRPNTLTFAGLGLGFVGLAMLVGPDVLATGVNGLDPLRVLGLLGATFFWGVGMMIMRYVREPAEPFTASGIQMICGSGWLLLASLATGELGRFDAAAITGRSVAAWAYLVVFGSLIGFSTFTWLMKHSTPAKVSTYAYVNPVVAVFLGWFVLHEAVSPRIFVAAAIIIAGVALITIAKNKKPASKPAAAPAPAAVPATQKAG; encoded by the coding sequence TTGAGTGCTCCTTCCCGCACCGCCCTCATCGCCGCCTTCGGCGCGATCTACCTCATCTGGGGTTCGACCTACCTCGGCATCCGCATTGCCGTGGAATCCATGCCGGCCTTCCTCATGGCCAGCTCACGCTTCATCGTGGCGGGCGGCATCGTCGCAGCGTTCATCGCGCTCACCCGCGGCTTCCGGGCCACGGCCAAACAATGGCGCGACAACGCCATCGTCGGCGGCTTCCTCTGTCTCGGCGGCAACGGTCTTGTTTCCTGGGCCGAGGAGAAGGTGCCCTCCGGCATCGCCACGCTCATCATCTCCGCCGGCCCCGTGTTCATCGTGCTCATGGACTGGGCCGTGCACGCCTGGTCCAAGGACGGTTCGCGCGGCACCCGGCCCAACACGCTCACCTTCGCCGGCCTCGGCCTCGGATTCGTCGGCCTCGCGATGCTTGTCGGTCCCGACGTGCTGGCCACCGGCGTCAACGGCCTCGATCCGCTGCGCGTGCTCGGCCTGCTCGGCGCCACGTTTTTCTGGGGCGTCGGCATGATGATCATGCGCTACGTGCGCGAACCCGCCGAACCGTTCACCGCCTCGGGCATCCAGATGATCTGCGGCAGCGGCTGGCTGCTGCTTGCGAGCCTCGCCACCGGGGAGCTCGGCCGCTTTGATGCCGCGGCAATCACGGGCCGGTCAGTCGCGGCCTGGGCCTACCTCGTCGTCTTCGGTTCGTTGATCGGCTTCAGCACCTTCACCTGGCTGATGAAGCACAGCACGCCCGCCAAGGTTTCGACCTACGCCTACGTGAATCCCGTCGTCGCCGTTTTCCTCGGCTGGTTCGTGCTCCACGAAGCCGTTTCGCCCCGCATCTTTGTCGCCGCCGCCATCATCATCGCCGGCGTCGCACTGATCACGATCGCCAAGAACAAGAAACCTGCGAGCAAACCGGCCGCAGCCCCAGCTCCCGCCGCGGTGCCTGCGACGCAGAAAGCCGGCTGA
- a CDS encoding PhzF family phenazine biosynthesis protein, with protein MSLPFFWIDAFTDRPFAGNPAGVVPLTTWPEEALMQRMAFEHGLAETAFFVKTGEDRFHLRWFTPGAEVDLCGHATLATAFVVFTQLGAAGDVLTFDSRSGPLRVERLGDGRLELDFPSRPAAPMPPPPALVQGLAATPAHYAQAQANLAVFNTAAEVRALRPDFAALATLPQYGTIATAPGAGEDCDFVSRFFAPRVGVPEDPVTGSAHCLLTPYWSARLGKKRLHARQLSARGGELWCELAGDRVKIAGHAVLYLKGTIET; from the coding sequence ATGAGCCTGCCGTTCTTCTGGATCGACGCCTTCACCGATCGGCCCTTCGCGGGCAACCCCGCCGGCGTGGTGCCGCTCACCACCTGGCCGGAGGAGGCACTCATGCAACGAATGGCGTTCGAGCACGGTCTGGCCGAGACAGCCTTCTTCGTGAAGACGGGCGAGGACCGGTTTCATCTGCGCTGGTTCACACCGGGCGCCGAGGTGGACCTGTGCGGCCACGCGACGCTGGCCACGGCGTTTGTCGTTTTCACGCAACTGGGCGCCGCGGGTGACGTGCTCACCTTCGACTCGCGCTCGGGTCCGCTGCGGGTCGAGCGACTGGGGGACGGCCGCCTCGAACTGGATTTCCCCTCCCGTCCGGCCGCACCCATGCCACCGCCGCCGGCTTTGGTGCAAGGCCTCGCTGCCACGCCCGCCCACTACGCCCAGGCCCAGGCCAATCTGGCCGTATTCAACACGGCCGCCGAGGTGCGCGCGCTCCGGCCCGACTTCGCCGCACTGGCCACGCTCCCGCAATACGGCACCATCGCCACCGCGCCTGGCGCCGGCGAGGACTGCGACTTCGTCTCCCGCTTCTTTGCGCCGCGCGTCGGCGTGCCCGAGGATCCCGTGACCGGCTCGGCCCACTGCCTGCTGACGCCCTACTGGTCAGCCCGGCTCGGCAAAAAGCGTCTCCACGCCCGGCAACTCTCCGCGCGCGGCGGCGAACTCTGGTGTGAGCTCGCGGGCGACCGCGTGAAGATCGCCGGCCACGCCGTGCTTTACCTGAAGGGAACAATCGAAACCTGA
- a CDS encoding efflux RND transporter permease subunit produces MINRLIHWSLHNRFIVIAGFLALCAWGAVALTRVPIDAIPDLSENQVIVYADWPGRSPQEVEDQITYPLSVSLQGLAGVKTVRATSMFGFSFLTVIFEDKVDTYFARTRVLERLNSLGDLLPESVVARLGPDATGLGWIYQYYLKDESGTQDLGSLRSLQDTFVRYQLAAVPGVAEVASIGGFVRQWQVEVSALKLKQYGLTLGEIMDAVAASNRNIGGRTIEENGAEYIVRGVGLVQEAGDLESVALQPRNGTPLRLRDVATVRIGGDFRRGALDVNGRQVVGGIVVMRYGENAHRVIQDVKARLAALAPGLPPGVTVEPFYDRSDLIDRAINTLKHALTEEIILVTLAHILFLFHFRSILIVTLPLPASILISFILMDRFGIPSHIMSLTGIAISIGVLVDAGIVMTENVIRHCERAEEVLKRRLTPPEVFTHTLEAATQVGRPMFFSMLVIILAFVPVFLLTGQEGKLFHPLAYTKSFALIGAVLLAVTAVPVFCTILVRGPFKPESENWLMKSLLKLYEPVLDWALVHRKTVLGLAFALLAVSCLVAFGLPRGVNARLPEAVARHTQGFGSEFMPTLEEGSLLFMPVLLPATSLTEVQRIMAWQDKIMSEHPAVASVAGKLGRAESATDPAPVEMIETTIMLKPESQWPKGTTKASIIADLSAKLMNVPGYVPGFLQPIENRILMTSTGIRAQVGVKIFGDNLDALQKKAFEVERVINRIQGATGVAPSRVQGKPYLEIAVRRDDLARYGLSVKQVYEYIETGLGGTTVGTTLKGRERWPLQVRLEESDRNDLDRLGELPLTTPSGALIQLRQVADIRRTVGPNEIASENGRLRVFVQANVTDRDLGGFVNDIKERVEREVKLDRGMTLEYSGQYEHQLRARRTLGYVFPAVIVIIFVLLVMTFRSVAEAAHVILAVPFALTGGVLLQAALGYNFSVAVWVGYIALFGTAIQTGVVMVVYLEEALAQKRATLGAAFDRSALLAAVKEGARLRLRPKVMTVATTVASLLPIFWSDRTGVEIMRPLAAPVVGGMLSSLVHILIVTPVIFAWLRERELNSAPKS; encoded by the coding sequence ATGATCAACCGTCTCATCCACTGGTCGCTCCACAACCGGTTCATCGTGATCGCCGGTTTCCTCGCGCTCTGCGCGTGGGGCGCGGTCGCGCTGACCCGCGTGCCGATCGACGCCATTCCCGACCTGTCGGAAAACCAGGTCATCGTCTATGCCGACTGGCCGGGCCGCAGCCCGCAGGAAGTCGAGGATCAGATCACTTACCCGCTCAGCGTTTCGCTGCAGGGCCTCGCCGGGGTGAAAACCGTGCGCGCCACCTCGATGTTCGGCTTCTCCTTCCTCACGGTGATTTTCGAGGACAAGGTGGACACCTACTTCGCCCGCACCCGCGTGCTGGAGCGGCTCAACTCCCTCGGCGACCTGCTGCCCGAAAGCGTCGTCGCCCGCCTCGGACCCGATGCGACCGGCCTCGGCTGGATCTATCAATACTACCTGAAAGATGAGTCCGGCACGCAGGACCTCGGATCGTTGCGCTCGCTGCAGGACACCTTCGTCCGCTACCAGCTCGCCGCCGTGCCCGGGGTGGCCGAGGTCGCCAGCATCGGCGGCTTCGTGCGCCAGTGGCAGGTCGAGGTCTCCGCGCTCAAGCTCAAGCAATACGGCCTCACGCTCGGCGAAATCATGGACGCCGTTGCCGCGAGCAACCGCAATATCGGCGGCCGGACCATCGAGGAGAACGGCGCCGAATACATCGTGCGCGGCGTCGGCCTCGTGCAGGAGGCCGGCGACCTCGAGTCCGTCGCCCTCCAGCCGCGCAACGGCACGCCGCTGCGGCTGCGCGACGTGGCCACCGTGCGCATCGGCGGCGACTTCCGCCGCGGCGCGCTCGACGTCAACGGCCGGCAGGTCGTGGGCGGCATCGTCGTCATGCGCTACGGCGAAAACGCCCACCGGGTGATCCAGGACGTGAAGGCCCGCCTCGCCGCCCTCGCCCCGGGCCTGCCACCGGGGGTGACGGTCGAGCCGTTCTACGACCGCAGCGACCTGATCGACCGCGCGATCAACACGCTCAAACACGCGCTGACCGAGGAGATCATCCTCGTGACGCTCGCGCACATCCTGTTCCTGTTCCACTTCCGCAGCATCCTGATCGTCACGCTGCCACTGCCGGCCTCGATCCTGATCTCGTTCATCCTGATGGACCGCTTTGGCATCCCGTCGCACATCATGTCGCTCACCGGCATCGCCATCTCCATCGGCGTGCTGGTGGACGCCGGCATCGTCATGACGGAAAACGTCATCCGGCACTGCGAGCGGGCGGAGGAGGTGTTGAAACGTCGCCTCACGCCGCCCGAGGTTTTCACGCACACCCTCGAGGCCGCCACGCAGGTCGGCCGGCCGATGTTCTTCTCGATGCTGGTCATCATCCTCGCCTTCGTGCCGGTGTTCCTGCTGACCGGCCAGGAGGGCAAGCTCTTCCACCCGCTCGCCTACACCAAGTCCTTTGCCCTCATCGGTGCGGTGCTGCTGGCCGTGACGGCCGTGCCGGTGTTCTGCACCATCCTCGTGCGCGGGCCGTTCAAGCCCGAGAGCGAGAACTGGCTGATGAAATCGCTGCTGAAGCTCTACGAACCGGTCCTCGACTGGGCGCTCGTGCACCGCAAGACCGTGCTCGGCCTTGCTTTCGCCCTGCTGGCGGTTTCCTGCCTCGTGGCCTTCGGTCTGCCGCGCGGCGTCAACGCCCGCCTGCCTGAAGCGGTCGCGCGCCACACCCAGGGCTTCGGCAGCGAGTTCATGCCGACGCTCGAGGAAGGTTCGCTGCTGTTCATGCCCGTATTGCTGCCCGCCACCTCGCTCACCGAGGTCCAGCGTATCATGGCCTGGCAGGACAAGATCATGAGCGAACACCCCGCCGTCGCCTCTGTGGCAGGTAAATTGGGCCGCGCGGAAAGCGCAACCGATCCCGCTCCGGTCGAGATGATCGAGACCACGATCATGCTGAAACCCGAGAGCCAGTGGCCCAAAGGCACGACCAAGGCTTCCATCATTGCTGATCTCAGCGCCAAGCTGATGAACGTGCCCGGCTACGTGCCCGGCTTTCTCCAACCCATCGAAAATCGGATCCTCATGACGAGCACCGGCATCCGTGCTCAGGTCGGAGTGAAGATCTTCGGCGACAACCTCGATGCGTTGCAAAAGAAGGCCTTCGAGGTCGAGCGCGTGATCAACCGCATCCAGGGTGCGACCGGCGTCGCCCCATCGCGCGTGCAGGGCAAACCCTATCTCGAGATCGCGGTGCGCCGCGATGACCTCGCCCGCTACGGGCTCAGCGTGAAGCAAGTGTATGAATACATCGAAACCGGTCTCGGCGGCACTACCGTCGGCACCACCTTGAAGGGTCGCGAGCGCTGGCCGTTGCAGGTCCGCCTCGAGGAGTCCGACCGCAACGACCTCGACCGCCTCGGCGAACTCCCGCTCACCACGCCCTCCGGCGCGCTCATCCAGCTCCGCCAGGTGGCCGACATCAGGCGCACCGTCGGGCCCAACGAGATCGCCTCGGAAAACGGCCGCCTGCGCGTCTTCGTGCAGGCCAACGTCACCGACCGCGACCTCGGCGGCTTCGTCAACGACATCAAGGAGCGCGTCGAACGGGAGGTGAAACTCGATCGCGGCATGACCCTCGAATATTCAGGCCAATACGAGCACCAGCTCCGTGCACGCCGCACGCTTGGCTACGTGTTCCCCGCCGTCATCGTCATCATCTTCGTGCTGCTCGTGATGACTTTCCGTTCCGTGGCGGAAGCCGCCCACGTTATTCTCGCGGTGCCCTTCGCCCTCACCGGTGGCGTCCTGCTGCAGGCCGCCCTCGGCTACAACTTCAGCGTCGCCGTATGGGTCGGCTACATCGCGCTCTTCGGCACCGCCATCCAGACCGGCGTTGTCATGGTCGTCTACCTGGAGGAGGCGCTGGCCCAAAAACGCGCCACCCTCGGCGCGGCCTTTGACCGCAGCGCCCTACTCGCCGCCGTAAAGGAAGGCGCCCGCCTGCGCCTGCGGCCGAAGGTCATGACCGTCGCCACCACCGTGGCCTCGCTCCTGCCGATCTTCTGGTCCGACCGCACCGGCGTGGAAATCATGCGCCCCCTCGCGGCCCCGGTTGTCGGCGGCATGCTGTCCAGCCTCGTCCACATCCTCATTGTCACCCCCGTCATCTTCGCCTGGCTGCGCGAACGGGAACTTAACTCCGCGCCCAAATCCTGA
- a CDS encoding PLP-dependent aminotransferase family protein, whose protein sequence is MIDTATPRTPARSITPGASRPLYVELADSLQSLVEQGTLRPGHRVPSVRIMSRQRDVSIATVLQAYTVLENRGYLEARPQSGYYVRPRPPSLAPEPRMAKPMAKPSYVGVNDLTAEVMDFAQNQDYVPFGSACPHHSLFPTKKLARILGSVARRDPALLVRSSLNRGYEPLAREIARRYLQAGVPLAHDELVITTGCTEALNLTLRAVTKPGDTVAIETPAYFGFLEIIQSLNLRALEIPTCSRQGICLDELRTAIEQNDVKAVMLMPSLHNPLGSVMPDEKKARLYDLLCEYDLPAIEDDIYGDTHFGDVRPKPLKAWDKDGRVLLCSSFGKTLAPGFHVGWTAPGRYLERVRRLKFTNTMGTPVVLQKALAEFLRDGGYDHHLRSLRRAYQQHLHSFAQGMQKHFPEGTRYSRPQGGNFIWVELPAKVDTLRLRKDALAHKINIAPGNLFSVKERYKNCLRMSCSVPWSDEIEAALRKLGDLIKQQL, encoded by the coding sequence ATGATCGACACCGCCACCCCCCGCACCCCCGCCCGCAGCATCACGCCCGGCGCTTCCCGCCCGCTCTACGTCGAGCTGGCGGATTCCCTCCAATCGCTCGTCGAGCAGGGCACGCTCCGCCCCGGCCACCGCGTGCCGTCGGTGCGCATCATGTCGCGGCAGCGTGACGTGAGCATCGCGACCGTGCTCCAGGCCTACACCGTCCTCGAAAACCGCGGCTACCTCGAGGCGCGCCCGCAGTCGGGTTACTACGTGCGGCCGCGTCCGCCGAGCCTCGCGCCCGAGCCGCGCATGGCCAAGCCAATGGCCAAGCCTTCCTACGTCGGCGTGAACGACCTCACCGCCGAGGTCATGGACTTCGCGCAGAACCAGGACTACGTCCCCTTCGGCTCGGCCTGCCCGCACCACAGTCTTTTTCCGACGAAGAAGCTCGCGCGCATCCTCGGCTCCGTCGCCCGCCGCGACCCGGCGCTGCTGGTGCGCTCCAGCCTCAACCGCGGCTACGAACCCCTCGCCCGCGAGATCGCGCGCCGCTACCTCCAGGCCGGCGTGCCGCTCGCGCACGACGAACTCGTCATCACCACGGGCTGCACCGAGGCGCTCAACCTCACGCTGCGCGCCGTCACCAAGCCCGGTGACACCGTGGCCATCGAGACGCCCGCCTACTTCGGCTTCCTCGAGATCATCCAGAGCCTCAACCTCCGCGCGCTCGAGATTCCGACCTGCTCCCGCCAGGGCATCTGCCTCGACGAACTGCGCACCGCCATCGAGCAGAACGACGTGAAGGCCGTCATGCTCATGCCGAGCCTGCACAACCCGCTCGGCTCCGTCATGCCCGACGAGAAAAAGGCGCGCCTCTACGACCTGCTCTGCGAATACGACCTGCCAGCCATCGAGGACGACATCTACGGCGACACGCATTTCGGCGACGTCCGGCCCAAGCCGCTCAAGGCCTGGGACAAGGACGGCCGCGTGCTCCTCTGCTCGTCCTTCGGCAAGACGCTCGCCCCCGGTTTCCACGTCGGTTGGACCGCGCCCGGCCGCTACCTCGAGCGCGTGCGGCGCCTGAAGTTCACCAACACGATGGGCACGCCCGTCGTGCTCCAGAAGGCGCTCGCCGAGTTCCTGCGCGACGGCGGCTACGACCACCACCTGCGCTCGCTCCGCCGCGCCTACCAGCAGCACCTGCACAGCTTCGCGCAGGGCATGCAGAAGCATTTCCCCGAGGGCACGCGCTACAGCCGGCCTCAGGGCGGCAACTTCATCTGGGTCGAGCTCCCGGCCAAGGTGGACACACTCCGCCTGCGCAAGGACGCCCTCGCGCACAAGATCAACATCGCCCCCGGCAACCTCTTCTCCGTGAAGGAACGCTACAAGAACTGCCTCCGCATGAGCTGCAGCGTGCCGTGGTCCGACGAGATCGAAGCCGCCCTTCGCAAGCTTGGAGACCTCATCAAGCAGCAGCTGTGA
- a CDS encoding DJ-1/PfpI family protein, protein MKNRTVAILLFDDVEVLDFAGPFEVFSVTRELAGEKLFNVHTVGLTPGTIRARNGLKVVPEHTLETVPAPDLLLVPGGYGTRMLLNQARVVEWVRRNAAKAEIVASVCTGSLLLAKAGLLAGSPATTHFQCFDLLRELEPTATVREDVRFTDHGRILTAAGISAGIDLSLHIVARLHGFETAQRTAVYMEYHWRNDGGATR, encoded by the coding sequence ATGAAAAACCGCACCGTCGCCATCCTCCTTTTCGACGACGTCGAGGTCCTCGACTTCGCCGGGCCCTTCGAGGTGTTCTCGGTCACACGGGAGCTGGCCGGCGAAAAACTGTTCAACGTCCACACCGTCGGCCTCACGCCCGGCACGATCCGCGCGCGCAACGGCCTCAAGGTCGTGCCCGAGCACACGCTCGAAACCGTGCCCGCCCCCGACCTGCTCCTCGTGCCCGGCGGCTACGGCACGCGGATGCTGCTCAACCAAGCTCGCGTTGTCGAATGGGTGCGGCGCAACGCCGCCAAGGCCGAGATCGTTGCCTCCGTCTGCACCGGCTCGCTCCTGCTCGCCAAGGCCGGGCTCCTCGCCGGCTCGCCGGCCACGACGCATTTCCAGTGCTTCGACCTGCTGCGTGAACTTGAGCCCACCGCCACCGTGCGCGAAGACGTCCGCTTTACCGACCACGGACGCATCCTGACCGCCGCCGGCATTTCCGCCGGTATCGACCTGTCATTGCACATCGTCGCCCGCCTGCACGGCTTCGAAACCGCCCAACGCACCGCCGTCTACATGGAATATCACTGGCGCAACGACGGCGGCGCGACCCGCTGA